From Halotia branconii CENA392, the proteins below share one genomic window:
- a CDS encoding transposase, which yields MRLWLTKILIGEREIILCIDETGDQKKGKSTDYVTRQYIGNLEKTENGIVSVNAYGVVDGITYPLMFEIFKPKNRLKSGDKHKTKPQIAVEIIQELKEWGFQIKLVLADSLYGEQRVGRLCRLEATANPKGESGDLISCLEKLELEFIVAICSNHGVLMPPGSRKRYNRWKAYQQTLSHRPAETRYLREIIFG from the coding sequence ATGAGGCTGTGGTTAACAAAAATATTGATTGGAGAAAGAGAAATAATTTTATGTATTGATGAGACAGGAGATCAAAAAAAGGGAAAATCAACAGATTACGTGACTCGTCAATATATCGGAAACTTAGAAAAGACAGAGAATGGAATAGTATCAGTAAATGCTTATGGAGTAGTAGATGGGATTACTTATCCATTAATGTTTGAAATATTCAAACCAAAAAACCGCCTGAAATCAGGAGATAAACATAAAACCAAACCTCAAATAGCGGTAGAGATTATTCAAGAGTTAAAAGAATGGGGATTTCAAATCAAGTTAGTTTTAGCAGATAGCCTATACGGTGAGCAGCGCGTTGGGCGGCTTTGCCGACTTGAAGCGACTGCGAACCCAAAGGGTGAAAGTGGGGATTTAATCAGCTGCTTAGAAAAGTTAGAACTGGAGTTTATCGTTGCCATCTGTTCTAATCATGGAGTGTTGATGCCACCAGGAAGCCGAAAACGTTATAACCGATGGAAAGCTTATCAACAAACGCTTTCACACCGTCCAGCCGAAACTCGTTACCTGAGAGAAATTATTTTTGGTTAA
- a CDS encoding DUF3140 domain-containing protein has translation MSKDVKSVINEFHASVNMTPKQLESWLETKESQSVGQKKDDDESIGHKSGKRIIDLLKKKKDSYTDDDLSHIKKVVSYIHRHSAQQPEGDVEHTPWRYSLMNWGHDPLKQ, from the coding sequence ATGAGTAAAGATGTCAAATCAGTCATAAATGAGTTTCATGCTTCAGTCAATATGACACCAAAGCAACTAGAATCTTGGCTGGAAACAAAAGAATCTCAATCTGTGGGACAAAAGAAAGATGATGATGAATCAATTGGACACAAATCAGGTAAGCGCATCATCGATTTGCTGAAAAAGAAAAAAGATAGTTATACAGATGATGATTTATCCCACATCAAAAAAGTTGTTAGTTACATTCATCGTCACTCAGCACAGCAACCAGAAGGTGATGTTGAACATACACCTTGGCGTTACTCATTAATGAATTGGGGACACGATCCATTAAAACAGTAA
- a CDS encoding DUF2945 domain-containing protein — protein sequence MTEELKKGDKVKWNTAQGETTGKVEKKLTSPIDIGEHHVAASKENPQYLVKSDKTGKEAAHKLDALEKIAE from the coding sequence GTGACTGAAGAATTAAAGAAAGGCGATAAGGTGAAGTGGAATACGGCACAGGGTGAAACTACTGGCAAAGTGGAAAAAAAATTAACTTCGCCTATAGATATTGGTGAACATCATGTTGCTGCCTCAAAAGAAAATCCCCAGTATTTGGTGAAAAGCGACAAAACTGGCAAAGAAGCAGCTCACAAACTTGATGCCCTAGAGAAAATTGCAGAGTAA
- a CDS encoding HD domain-containing protein, whose amino-acid sequence MQINRLTQQFQFIIEIDRLKQILRQTLLTDGSRRENSAEHSWHLAMMAIALAEYTPEGVDLFHAIKMLLVHDLVEIDAGDTFCYDVQGNHSKAEKETQAASRLFGLLPANQGSELRLLWEEFEARETPTAKFAAALDRIQPLLHNQQTKGGTWRIHGIRRDQVMKRVAPVKTGAPELWPFVLQLIEDCVAAGYLQESPPTLYSDSDRGNTVSL is encoded by the coding sequence GTGCAAATCAATCGACTCACTCAACAATTTCAGTTCATTATTGAAATTGATCGCCTCAAGCAAATACTCCGCCAAACCTTACTTACCGATGGTTCGCGTCGAGAAAATAGTGCAGAACACTCTTGGCATTTAGCGATGATGGCGATCGCCTTAGCAGAATATACTCCAGAGGGAGTTGATTTATTTCATGCCATCAAAATGTTATTGGTTCACGATTTGGTAGAAATTGATGCTGGCGATACTTTCTGTTACGATGTCCAAGGTAATCACAGCAAGGCAGAAAAAGAAACTCAAGCCGCATCAAGGCTATTTGGACTTTTACCCGCAAATCAAGGTAGCGAGTTACGTTTACTCTGGGAAGAGTTTGAAGCCAGAGAAACACCTACAGCTAAGTTTGCCGCAGCTTTAGATCGCATACAACCTTTACTACACAATCAGCAAACTAAGGGCGGAACTTGGCGCATTCATGGCATTAGACGAGATCAGGTAATGAAGCGGGTAGCGCCTGTAAAGACAGGTGCGCCAGAACTTTGGCCATTTGTTCTGCAACTGATAGAAGACTGTGTAGCAGCAGGGTATCTGCAAGAATCTCCACCAACCCTCTATTCAGACAGTGACAGGGGTAATACCGTTTCACTTTAA
- a CDS encoding element excision factor XisI family protein — protein MDTLTHYRNIIQETIKKYYEMSNSQSANTTETTISDRLVLDEQHDQYI, from the coding sequence ATGGATACATTAACCCATTATCGCAATATTATCCAAGAAACTATTAAAAAATACTATGAAATGAGTAATTCTCAATCCGCTAATACTACAGAAACTACAATTAGCGATCGCTTAGTTTTAGACGAACAACATGACCAATATATATAG
- a CDS encoding Type 1 glutamine amidotransferase-like domain-containing protein codes for MTTSLVAKQIIAMGGGGFSMEPDNTLLDLYILRLCKKKTPKVCFIPTASGDSDKYIVKFYSAFGQLLCKPSHLSLFNPHTSDLRSFIFEQDIIYVGGGNTKNLIALWKEWELDHVLREAWESGVILCGLSAGSICWFEEGVTDSIPGNMTVLKCLGFLKGSNCPHYDGEAERRPVYHQLLSQGLISEGYATDDGVGLHFIGNQLKTIVSSRPQAKAYRLERIDQTVKEITLEPTYLGKK; via the coding sequence ATGACGACAAGTTTAGTTGCCAAACAAATCATTGCAATGGGAGGTGGGGGTTTCTCAATGGAACCTGACAACACTTTACTAGATCTATACATCCTTAGATTGTGTAAGAAAAAAACACCAAAGGTTTGTTTTATCCCTACAGCAAGTGGCGATTCTGATAAATACATTGTTAAATTCTACTCAGCTTTTGGGCAACTGCTCTGTAAACCATCTCATTTGTCTTTATTTAACCCACATACATCTGACTTGAGATCTTTCATTTTTGAACAAGACATTATTTACGTAGGAGGCGGAAATACTAAAAACTTAATTGCCCTTTGGAAAGAGTGGGAACTTGACCATGTGTTGAGAGAAGCCTGGGAAAGTGGTGTTATTCTTTGTGGTTTGAGTGCAGGCTCTATTTGTTGGTTTGAAGAGGGAGTGACAGACTCTATCCCTGGGAACATGACTGTATTAAAGTGTCTTGGCTTTCTAAAAGGTAGTAACTGCCCTCACTACGACGGCGAAGCAGAAAGAAGACCTGTTTACCATCAACTTTTATCACAAGGGCTAATTAGCGAGGGGTATGCTACAGATGATGGAGTGGGTTTACATTTCATCGGCAATCAACTAAAAACAATAGTAAGTTCTCGTCCCCAAGCGAAAGCCTATAGACTCGAAAGAATAGATCAAACAGTTAAAGAAATTACCTTAGAACCTACATACTTGGGAAAAAAATAA
- a CDS encoding lipoate--protein ligase family protein, which translates to MQMAIDRWLLEQHLSGHHPPTLRFYTWSPPAISLGYHQRQYPEHWQNLTWQGQKLDLVRRVTGGRAVLHQGDLTYAVITSGLSGSRLQVYEKVCEFLVQGWRSLGVELHYGRAGRGYIHNPNCFGTATGADLVLPDETKLIGSAQLRRGKAVLQHGSIRLNQDAELFAQIFGVEPSKTVELPQNLSVEKIIAALIAAACDCFDMQIVIQSLSEDEWQAILETSS; encoded by the coding sequence ATGCAGATGGCGATTGATAGGTGGTTGTTAGAGCAACACTTGTCTGGACACCATCCCCCAACTCTGCGTTTTTACACTTGGTCGCCACCTGCTATTTCTCTGGGATATCATCAACGTCAATATCCTGAACATTGGCAAAACTTGACTTGGCAAGGTCAGAAACTAGACTTAGTGCGGCGTGTTACTGGTGGTAGGGCTGTTTTACACCAAGGCGATTTAACTTATGCTGTGATTACATCTGGGCTAAGTGGTAGTCGCCTGCAAGTATACGAAAAAGTTTGTGAGTTTTTGGTTCAAGGCTGGCGATCGCTTGGCGTTGAATTGCATTATGGTAGAGCTGGGCGGGGCTATATCCACAACCCCAACTGTTTTGGTACTGCCACAGGCGCAGATTTAGTTTTACCAGATGAAACTAAACTGATTGGTAGCGCCCAACTACGACGTGGAAAAGCAGTTTTACAACATGGTTCAATTCGCTTAAATCAAGATGCTGAATTGTTTGCTCAAATATTTGGTGTAGAACCTTCAAAAACTGTGGAACTACCCCAAAATCTTAGTGTAGAAAAGATCATTGCAGCTTTGATTGCCGCTGCTTGTGATTGTTTTGATATGCAAATAGTTATCCAATCTCTTTCTGAGGATGAATGGCAAGCAATTTTAGAAACTAGTTCTTAG
- a CDS encoding YbjN domain-containing protein: MASYQETLSSNELDDAVIMETTNINHVEVIENVIDTLEQDDSAMVSHTPEGGYLWKFKYGSVEVFVQLTGKTDEDTITVWSIVLKLPAKDEPKLMRQLLEMNCSSTLEASFGIIDNQVVVISTRTLEELSPAEVSRLITIVATIADDNDEALQAEFGN; the protein is encoded by the coding sequence ATGGCAAGCTACCAAGAAACCCTATCTAGCAACGAACTCGATGATGCAGTGATCATGGAAACAACAAACATTAATCATGTAGAAGTCATCGAAAATGTGATTGATACTTTAGAACAAGATGACAGTGCAATGGTCAGCCATACTCCAGAGGGCGGTTATCTCTGGAAGTTTAAGTATGGCAGTGTGGAAGTGTTTGTACAACTCACTGGCAAAACTGACGAAGATACAATCACAGTGTGGTCTATAGTCCTAAAATTACCTGCTAAAGATGAACCCAAGCTGATGCGGCAGCTTTTGGAAATGAATTGCTCCAGCACTCTAGAAGCCAGTTTTGGTATTATTGACAACCAAGTAGTTGTGATCTCGACACGCACTCTAGAAGAATTATCTCCTGCGGAAGTTTCCCGGTTGATTACTATCGTAGCTACAATCGCTGATGATAACGATGAAGCTTTACAAGCTGAATTTGGTAACTAA
- a CDS encoding Rieske 2Fe-2S domain-containing protein, producing the protein MSSISQTVQNRDVRQLGINPNHWYVVARSTEVTTQPIGVIIWQQAIALYRDSQGQIHALEDRCPHRQVKLSHGQAIADELECAYHGWRFNSVGECVAVPYLAANQKLPNCQIRHYPVKEQDGFIWLFPGDIEPVTEPLGLPEWEHLNYIATVAVIKCNAHYSYLIENLMDMYHGHLHQDLQAWAQATLQDIDEDANRVDAHYQAQSYYKIDKIWSISQLFFPALRRLHPEPLDVSYIYPHWVSTLGKDFKIYCLLCPVNETQTKAYLIHFTSLNAFWRLHKLPIWFRRFIKNSLFGAAQKLLDGLVIQDVQMIEEEQQAYLQNPQRRNYELNRALVSVQRLMKDRVDLL; encoded by the coding sequence ATGTCTTCTATCTCTCAAACCGTGCAAAATCGTGATGTTCGTCAGCTGGGTATTAACCCCAATCACTGGTATGTGGTTGCACGTAGTACTGAAGTCACAACTCAACCTATAGGTGTGATAATCTGGCAACAGGCGATCGCACTTTATCGAGATAGTCAAGGACAAATCCACGCTTTAGAAGATCGCTGTCCCCATCGTCAAGTTAAACTTAGTCATGGCCAGGCGATCGCTGATGAATTAGAATGTGCATATCACGGTTGGCGCTTCAATTCTGTAGGTGAATGTGTAGCGGTTCCCTACTTAGCAGCAAATCAAAAATTACCAAATTGTCAAATTCGTCATTACCCTGTCAAAGAACAAGACGGCTTTATCTGGCTGTTTCCTGGAGATATTGAACCTGTTACAGAACCTTTAGGTTTACCAGAATGGGAACATTTAAATTATATTGCCACAGTTGCAGTTATTAAATGCAACGCTCATTATTCTTATTTAATTGAAAATCTGATGGATATGTATCACGGGCATTTACATCAAGATTTGCAAGCGTGGGCACAAGCAACCCTGCAAGATATAGACGAAGATGCTAACCGAGTGGATGCTCATTATCAAGCACAAAGTTATTACAAAATAGATAAAATTTGGTCGATATCGCAATTATTTTTTCCTGCTTTGCGGCGGCTACATCCTGAACCATTGGATGTAAGTTATATTTATCCGCATTGGGTTTCCACTTTGGGGAAAGACTTCAAAATTTACTGCTTATTGTGTCCGGTAAATGAGACACAAACAAAAGCTTATTTGATTCATTTCACTTCATTAAATGCCTTTTGGCGATTACACAAATTGCCAATCTGGTTTCGACGATTTATCAAAAACAGCTTGTTTGGCGCAGCGCAAAAGTTACTTGATGGTTTAGTGATTCAAGATGTGCAAATGATTGAGGAAGAACAACAAGCATATTTACAGAATCCCCAAAGGCGGAATTATGAGTTAAATCGGGCATTAGTAAGTGTACAAAGATTGATGAAAGATCGGGTTGATCTTTTGTAA
- a CDS encoding WD40 repeat domain-containing protein, with protein MFDCIYNRILHWAEDDRLLIDRLCHAALNNSSTMQQCGDTQGVDELVNIQIINGWENGNEQYHRSWIEVKNRLINNVNNEPRDVNSALKLYETILRGYELAFDNENRIQNILLSSKLVKTENEKLKIAKRIYELVFNRDWVQQEIKKISFPFPDYSIPIRIYSGSRNKVNNVAEVIKQVFIYVCCFLRRRFRRIRLNFDNVIRYMILSALVFVFILILLSLIVEPINNIKLQSQGEEIVENFDKSIGKQLDSLLLSIKSGQELQKKLQKKNYSQILEYPAISPIYALQYVLDNIYEKNRFTEHEAPVRSVNFGIEQSKEKQKDQWLASAGEDGSGRLWNLSHISTSKLIHPNNIDQGNIKIITFVPQKNIIATVGDKEPIIKFWDLSGINIESKQEQIYSQGEITSANFSPDGKLLATIGSPENLLKVWQVNYDTTAKLVKLTELKLPSNFNILNINTIAFCQKNNTNEYLLVTLKNASSKVKLGKMSVLDTEIVISDEIEQDTQQKGIKSLNFSTDGSLIVTAAKDGTIKVWNLHLNSKNISLNETIITNETKELIVSISSDGKLIAAAGENGEIQLWRLAPKVEKVDLDVKLNANQGRIYSINFNPSNNSQNKIYLATGGEDEIVKLWEMSKLYQKPFAEFSEKIRDIGLGQISKSDQRQRLVILQEDGKIQVRNLESQTNEDFKYLKDYLGNLITAKNIAISPDKDHFAIVDMNGCVQLWNFSKEPTLELIKKDKNIAKVILSKDEKFVTVSEQNRKAKLRDFGGNLDRPINDSQDEVTSASFSPNGTLIATGNTKGRINLWNLKGESIKKNFIRLNSEVISVKFTPDSNYIVTIGRNHEMILWKLAENFFEKISENENVDLPQAKEVFSKADIKTADISSQDGEFKNLIATADNGKLVKIWDFKGRQLAQFSGSWNQTINISFSPNGKYIVAAGDNGDNDIVERWEIKNLDSLLSEGCDWVKDYEDYEDYSLKLNNKKREKDRLCSSQTL; from the coding sequence TTGTTTGATTGTATCTACAACAGAATATTACATTGGGCTGAAGACGATCGATTATTAATCGATCGTCTTTGCCATGCAGCTCTTAATAATTCAAGTACAATGCAGCAGTGTGGAGATACACAAGGGGTAGATGAATTAGTCAATATTCAAATAATAAATGGATGGGAGAATGGAAATGAACAATATCATCGTTCTTGGATAGAAGTAAAAAATCGACTTATAAATAATGTAAATAATGAACCCAGAGATGTTAATTCAGCGTTAAAACTATATGAAACAATTTTAAGAGGTTATGAATTAGCGTTCGATAATGAAAATCGTATACAAAATATTTTATTATCATCCAAACTAGTAAAGACTGAAAATGAAAAATTAAAAATTGCTAAAAGAATATATGAATTGGTCTTTAATCGAGATTGGGTTCAGCAAGAAATAAAAAAAATTTCTTTTCCTTTCCCAGATTATTCTATTCCAATACGAATTTACTCTGGATCTAGAAATAAAGTTAACAATGTTGCAGAGGTTATAAAGCAAGTTTTTATTTATGTTTGTTGTTTTTTGAGGAGAAGGTTTAGAAGAATTCGATTGAATTTTGATAATGTGATACGTTATATGATTTTATCAGCTTTAGTATTTGTATTTATCCTAATATTATTATCTTTAATAGTTGAACCTATTAATAATATTAAATTACAAAGCCAAGGAGAAGAAATTGTTGAAAATTTTGATAAATCCATAGGAAAACAATTGGATTCATTACTTTTATCAATTAAATCTGGACAAGAATTACAAAAGAAACTTCAAAAGAAAAATTATTCACAAATTTTAGAATATCCGGCTATCAGCCCTATTTATGCTCTTCAATATGTGCTAGACAATATTTACGAAAAGAATCGTTTTACCGAGCATGAAGCTCCAGTTAGAAGTGTCAATTTTGGTATAGAGCAGTCAAAAGAGAAACAAAAAGATCAATGGTTAGCTTCCGCAGGTGAAGACGGTTCGGGAAGGCTATGGAATTTATCACACATTTCAACAAGTAAACTTATTCACCCTAATAATATAGATCAGGGAAATATAAAAATTATAACTTTTGTTCCCCAAAAAAATATAATTGCTACAGTTGGCGATAAAGAACCTATAATAAAGTTTTGGGATTTATCTGGTATCAATATAGAAAGTAAGCAAGAACAGATATACAGTCAAGGAGAGATTACAAGTGCTAATTTTAGTCCTGATGGCAAACTTTTAGCAACAATTGGTAGTCCAGAAAATTTGCTGAAAGTTTGGCAAGTAAATTATGATACAACAGCAAAATTAGTAAAGTTAACTGAATTAAAATTACCGTCGAATTTTAATATATTAAATATTAATACGATAGCTTTTTGTCAAAAAAATAATACAAATGAATATTTATTAGTAACATTGAAAAATGCAAGTAGTAAAGTCAAATTAGGGAAAATGTCTGTTCTGGATACAGAAATTGTAATTTCAGATGAAATAGAACAGGATACACAGCAAAAAGGAATAAAAAGTTTGAATTTTAGTACTGATGGAAGCTTAATTGTCACGGCAGCGAAGGATGGAACAATTAAAGTATGGAATTTGCACCTAAACTCGAAAAACATCTCTTTAAATGAGACTATCATTACTAACGAGACTAAAGAACTTATCGTTAGTATTAGTTCTGACGGAAAACTGATTGCAGCAGCAGGAGAAAATGGAGAAATTCAATTATGGCGACTAGCACCAAAAGTAGAAAAGGTAGATTTGGATGTTAAATTGAATGCTAACCAAGGAAGAATATATAGTATAAATTTTAATCCGAGTAATAATAGCCAGAACAAGATATATCTTGCAACAGGAGGTGAAGACGAAATAGTGAAGCTTTGGGAAATGTCAAAACTTTACCAAAAGCCTTTCGCAGAATTTTCAGAAAAAATTAGAGATATAGGATTAGGTCAAATATCTAAAAGTGATCAAAGGCAGAGACTTGTTATTCTTCAAGAAGATGGAAAAATTCAAGTACGTAACCTTGAAAGTCAAACAAATGAAGATTTTAAATATTTAAAAGACTATTTAGGGAATCTTATTACAGCAAAAAACATAGCTATTAGTCCAGACAAAGATCATTTTGCAATTGTAGACATGAACGGTTGTGTTCAACTCTGGAATTTTTCAAAAGAACCAACGCTTGAATTAATAAAAAAAGACAAAAATATTGCAAAGGTCATTTTATCAAAAGATGAGAAATTTGTGACTGTATCGGAACAAAATAGAAAGGCCAAGCTTCGGGATTTTGGAGGAAATTTAGACAGACCTATCAATGATTCACAAGATGAAGTCACTAGTGCAAGTTTTAGTCCAAATGGTACACTTATTGCAACTGGAAATACAAAAGGTAGAATTAATCTTTGGAATTTGAAAGGCGAATCGATTAAAAAGAATTTTATTCGTCTTAACAGTGAAGTAATAAGTGTTAAGTTTACTCCAGATAGTAATTATATTGTAACTATTGGTCGTAATCATGAGATGATACTTTGGAAATTAGCTGAGAATTTTTTTGAAAAAATATCTGAAAATGAAAATGTTGATCTTCCGCAAGCAAAAGAAGTTTTCAGTAAAGCAGACATTAAAACAGCAGATATTAGTTCACAGGACGGAGAATTTAAAAATCTTATTGCTACAGCTGATAATGGTAAATTAGTAAAAATTTGGGATTTTAAAGGTCGTCAATTAGCGCAGTTTAGTGGAAGTTGGAATCAAACTATAAATATTAGTTTTAGTCCCAATGGTAAATATATTGTTGCTGCCGGCGACAATGGTGACAATGATATAGTAGAACGATGGGAGATAAAAAATTTAGATTCTTTGCTAAGTGAAGGTTGTGATTGGGTTAAAGATTATGAAGATTACGAAGATTATTCTTTGAAGTTAAATAATAAAAAACGAGAGAAAGATAGATTATGTTCTTCACAAACTCTATAG
- a CDS encoding NF041680 family putative transposase — protein MILTQLEKFRQGIYDSLGKAKDAVFELMDAVLTSPSIPSFVSLSQSPVFRRQWSSIYAALHDSRPPKMLLMKLLVQEVETDEQPFLAGDHSFWARPEAKTLKERTFHGDRGGSIGIGQSYSTLAWIPEADGSWALPLKHERITTFETPTSKAAFQLKLVTRELGTRPLAAYDRGYGNAKFVQATEEINADLLLRLASNRCVWGTPGTYKGRGAPCKHGHKFKLNDPQTWPEATETLEVEDPKVGRVKVMRWSGFHFLQSPNRAMEIIRVEVLQPVGRNRKFQPLWLAWLGQTMPPLENLWQKYLCRFALEHWYRFAKQRLYWTQPQLSSTRAAERWSDLMPLLTWQLWFARVACIDSPLPWQSTQDKLSPGRVAQAFPLILATIGTPAQPPKTQGLSPGRAQGHQPPQRPRYLTVKKHASKKPKTEESLKNANLTAA, from the coding sequence ATGATCCTGACACAACTAGAAAAATTCCGCCAAGGTATCTACGATAGTTTGGGGAAGGCCAAAGATGCAGTATTTGAATTGATGGATGCAGTATTGACAAGTCCGAGTATCCCATCATTTGTAAGCTTGTCACAAAGCCCAGTATTTCGACGGCAATGGTCGAGCATTTATGCAGCACTACATGATAGTCGTCCACCGAAAATGTTGCTGATGAAGCTACTGGTACAGGAGGTAGAGACGGATGAACAGCCATTTCTAGCAGGAGATCATAGCTTTTGGGCAAGACCAGAAGCGAAGACACTAAAAGAAAGAACTTTTCATGGGGATAGAGGGGGGAGCATAGGCATCGGACAAAGTTACAGTACGTTAGCGTGGATACCAGAGGCGGATGGGAGTTGGGCATTACCGTTGAAACATGAACGGATAACCACCTTTGAAACGCCAACGAGTAAAGCCGCATTCCAACTAAAACTTGTCACCCGTGAGTTAGGCACTAGACCACTTGCAGCTTATGACCGAGGCTACGGCAACGCCAAATTTGTCCAAGCCACGGAGGAGATTAACGCAGACCTATTGTTGCGTTTAGCATCTAACCGATGTGTATGGGGTACACCCGGTACTTATAAAGGACGAGGCGCACCATGTAAACATGGTCACAAGTTTAAGCTCAATGACCCCCAAACTTGGCCAGAGGCAACTGAAACTCTGGAAGTTGAAGACCCGAAAGTTGGTCGAGTGAAAGTAATGCGTTGGAGTGGATTTCATTTCCTTCAGTCCCCAAACCGGGCAATGGAAATCATTCGCGTCGAGGTACTCCAACCAGTAGGACGTAATCGGAAGTTTCAACCTTTATGGCTAGCTTGGTTGGGTCAGACAATGCCTCCATTAGAGAATCTCTGGCAAAAATACCTATGCCGCTTTGCTTTAGAGCATTGGTATCGATTTGCCAAGCAGAGGTTATATTGGACACAGCCTCAATTGAGTTCTACTCGGGCCGCAGAGCGATGGAGTGACTTGATGCCCCTGCTAACTTGGCAACTCTGGTTCGCAAGAGTTGCCTGTATTGATTCCCCCTTGCCCTGGCAATCGACTCAGGATAAACTGTCTCCAGGACGTGTAGCACAAGCCTTTCCTCTAATTTTAGCCACTATTGGCACTCCTGCTCAACCCCCGAAAACTCAAGGGTTATCACCTGGGCGTGCCCAAGGGCATCAGCCACCTCAACGTCCCCGTTATCTCACTGTCAAAAAACACGCATCTAAAAAACCTAAAACCGAAGAATCACTTAAGAACGCTAATCTAACTGCTGCTTAG
- the hpnH gene encoding adenosyl-hopene transferase HpnH, with protein sequence MAVNLQQAMDIGKYLVTQRLLGRKRFPLVLMLEPLFRCNLACNGCGKIQHPKEILKQNLSPEQCFAAVEECGAPVVSIPGGEPLLHPQIAQIVQGLVERKKYVYLCTNGLLLEKSLDKFQPSPYLTFSVHLDGMRDWHDKCVDRKGVFDVAVQTIRAAKARGFRVTTNTTIFEGCDRQEMQEFFDFIGTLNTDGMMISPGYSYEWAPDQDHFLQREQTRALFREILSPYKAGTKNWNFNHNPLFLDFLIGEKDYECTPWGSPSYSVLGWQKPCYLLNEGYYNTFKELLAQTDWSQYGRASGNPKCADCMVHCGYEPTAAMDAMQPQNMARALGSVFGKN encoded by the coding sequence ATGGCAGTTAATCTACAACAAGCTATGGATATCGGGAAGTATCTCGTTACCCAGCGTCTGTTAGGACGCAAACGCTTTCCCTTAGTCTTGATGCTAGAACCGCTTTTTAGATGTAATCTTGCTTGTAATGGTTGTGGTAAAATTCAGCATCCAAAAGAGATATTAAAGCAAAACCTCAGCCCAGAACAGTGCTTTGCCGCCGTGGAAGAGTGCGGCGCACCTGTTGTCTCAATTCCGGGCGGCGAACCCCTACTACATCCCCAAATTGCTCAGATTGTCCAGGGATTAGTTGAACGCAAGAAGTATGTTTACTTGTGTACCAATGGTTTGTTATTAGAAAAAAGCTTAGATAAATTTCAACCTTCGCCTTATTTAACTTTTAGTGTGCATCTCGATGGAATGCGAGATTGGCACGATAAATGTGTTGATCGCAAAGGTGTTTTTGATGTTGCTGTGCAGACCATTCGTGCTGCTAAAGCCAGAGGCTTTCGAGTAACTACTAACACTACTATATTTGAAGGTTGCGATCGCCAAGAAATGCAAGAGTTTTTTGACTTTATAGGCACACTGAATACCGATGGAATGATGATTTCTCCTGGTTACAGCTATGAATGGGCCCCAGACCAAGATCATTTTCTCCAACGCGAACAAACACGCGCCCTGTTCCGAGAAATTCTTTCTCCTTATAAAGCTGGCACAAAAAACTGGAACTTCAATCACAATCCTTTATTCCTAGATTTTCTCATTGGTGAAAAGGATTATGAATGTACACCTTGGGGTAGTCCTAGTTATAGTGTTCTCGGTTGGCAAAAACCTTGCTATCTGTTGAATGAAGGTTATTACAACACCTTTAAAGAGTTATTGGCGCAAACTGACTGGAGTCAATACGGTCGTGCCAGTGGTAATCCTAAATGTGCCGATTGCATGGTTCATTGCGGCTATGAACCAACAGCAGCAATGGATGCAATGCAACCGCAAAATATGGCGCGCGCCCTTGGTAGCGTGTTTGGTAAGAATTAG